CCGTGGCCGGAGGCAAATTGTGATGACTGCTGAAGCTCTTTTGAAGGTTGAGGCCGTCGAGACCTATTACGGCAATATCCGCGCGCTTGGCGGTGTCAGCGTCGAGGTTAAAAAAGGCGAGATCGTCAGCCTGATCGGCGCCAATGGCGCCGGCAAATCGACGCTGATGATGACGATTTGCGGCAGCCCGCAGGCGCGGGCCGGCCGGGTGATTTTCGATGGCATGGACATTACCAAAATGCCTACCCATCTGATCGCGCGCCAGCGCATTGCCCAATCACCGGAAGGGCGGCGGATTTTTCCGCGCATGACAGTGATGGAAAACCTGCAAATGGGTGCCGGTCTCGACAATCTCAAATATTTCCAGGAGGACGTCGAGAAGATTTTCACGCTGTTTCCACGCCTGAAAGAGCGCCACGCCCAACGCGGCGGTACGCTTTCCGGCGGCGAGCAGCAGATGCTGTCCATTGGCCGGGCGCTGATGGCGCGGCCCAAACTGCTGTTGCTTGATGAACCATCGCTGGGGCTGGCACCCCTGATCGTCAAGGGGATTTTCGAGGCGATCAAGAAGCTCAACCAGGAAGAAGGGCTGACCGTGTTCCTCGTCGAGCAGAATGCGTTTGCAGCGCTGAAACTGTCCGACCGCGCCTATGTCATGGTCAACGGCCTGGTGACGATGAGCGGTTCCGGTCGGGAATTGCTGGCCGACCCTCAGGTGCGTGCTGCCTATCTCGAAGGCGGACGGCATTAATCGCCGTGCCGTGCTGATAAACTGCGGATAAAAAGACCCCGGAGGGGAAATGACATGCAGGGTTTGTTTTTCGATACGGATGACCAGGTGCGGATGGTGCTGCGTTTTCTCGTGGTGCTGCTCGGTTTTTGGACCGCGTGGCGCACCGGCAAGGCCGTTGCCGAAAACTGGGAAGGCTATGGCCGGGTGGTGATCTACACGCTGCTGCTGGCGCTGGTCATGCGTTTTCTCCATCATGCCCTGTTCGCAGGGCCGATGCTGGATCTCGGTCTTTACGCGATGGATTTTGTCGTTCTGCTGGTGTTTTCGATGGTTGGTTTCCGCCAGCGGCGCACCCGCCAGATGGCCGGTAACTACTACTGGCTGTATGAAAAAACTTCCCCACTTTCCTGGAAGAAGAAAGATTGACAGCACCGTCTTTCTCGCCTCTGATGGCCGGGGAAATTGCAATAATAAAGAGTGGAAAAGTTTTCCGGCGCAATCTAGGTGGGTGTTGCGCGGGGGATCGAAATAAGCCCGCCCTAAAAACTGGGAGTATCAGAATGAAGAAGTCGCTTCTTTCAGCCGTGGCGCTGACAGCCATGGTTGCCTTCAGCGGCACCGCCTGGGCTGACATCATCGTCGGTGTCGGCGGTCCCCTGACAGGCCCGAACGCTGCTTTCGGCGCACAGCTCCAGAAGGGTGCCGAACAGGCCGCTGCCGATATCAATGCAGCCGGCGGCATCAATGGCGAAAAGATCAAGATCGTGCTCGGCGACGACGTGTCGGATGCCAAGCAGGGCGTTTCCGTCGCCAACAAATTCGTTGCCGATGGCGTCAAATATGTGATCGGCCACTTCAACTCGGGCGTATCGATCCCGGCTTCGGACGTGTATGCCGAAAATGGCATTCTGCAGATCACGCCAGCCTCGACAAATCCCAAATTCACCGAGCGCGGCATGTGGAACACGTTCCGCACCTGCGGTCGTGATGACCAGCAGGGCGCGGTTGCCGGCAAGTACATTGCCGAAAAGTTCAAGGGCGTGAAGGTTGCCGTCATTCATGACAAGACCCCTTACGGTCAGGGCCTTGCCGACGAAACCAAGAAGGCCATGAATGGTCTGGGCGTCAAGGAAGTCATCTACGAAGGCATCACGCCCGGTGAGAAGGACTATTCGGCTCTGATCGCCAAGATGAAGGAAGCCGGCGTTGGCATCGTTTACTTTGGCGGCCTGCACACGGAAGCTGGCTTGATCCTGCGCCAGATGGCTGACCAGGGCGTCAAGGCGACACTGATGTCGGGCGACGGTATCACCTCCAACGAACTGGCCTCGATTGCTGGCGATGCCGTCAATGGCACGCTGATGACCTTCCCGCCGGATCCGCGTAACAACCCGAACGCCAAGGATGCGGTCAAAAAATTCCGCGACGCTGGCTTCGAGCCGGAAGCTTACACACTCTACTCCTACGCTGCCCTGCAGATCATTGCAGAGGCTGCCAAGGCTGCTGGTTCCACTGATTCCGAAAAGGTTGCTGAAACCATGAAGGCCAAGGGTCCGTTCACGACCGTTATCGGTTCGATCGGCTTTGACGCCAAGGGCGACATCACCCGTCCCGACTACGTGATGTACACTTGGAAGAAAGGCCCTGACGGCAAGTATTCCTACTTCGAAAACTGATTTCTGCTGACTTTGCCAGTGGAGACGAAAGCCCGGCCTTGCGCCGGGCTTTTTGCATTGCACGCTTCAGTGGTGTTTGCGCGCAACCGCAAAATTAATTTTCTAACGATTTGAATATTATAGCCAATTAGCATCATCAATATCGTTTGTCTTAACGGATTGAAGAGCCGCGTTAACCTTTTGTTAACCAAATCAGCCGTAAACCAAGTCAACGATTTGTTCATAAAGATGACTGAAGTGCTAACAGAACCCCGCTCAATCCGCATTAAAGGCCGTTCGTTTCTGGCGGTGGTACTGTCGCCGGACCTGCCAGTCGATAACTGGCTGGAAAGGCTGGACGATCTGGCCTCGCGCTCGGCTGGATTCTTCCTTGGCCGTCCAGTGGTTCTCGATGTGGCGGAACTGGCAATCAGCCGGGATGATCTGAAGGCCCTGATAGCCGAGCTGTCCAGCCGCAATGTCAGCATTATGGGCCTGGAAGGCGCGCGTCCTTCGATGGTGGAACGCGGCATGCCGCCGATCCTGAAGGGTGGCCGTCCGGTGTCCGATGTGGACGTGCCGAAGGCCGAGCCTGAATCACCACCAACCGACGAGAAGAAAAAGACTGGCAAAGCCGCCAAAGCCTCCGGCAAGAGTGACGAGATTGGGGAGACTGACTCTCCCCAGGCGGTGATTACCGCGCCGCAGGCCCGCTCCGTGGTGCAATCTTTGCTGCTGCGTGAACCGGTACGTTCCGGGCAATCGGTGATTTTCACCGAAGGCGATGTGACTGTGATCGGTTCGGTTGCCTCAGGCGCCGAAATCATTGCCGGTGGGTCGATTCATATCTACGGCGCCCTGCGGGGTCGGGCGATGGCAGGATCGGTTGGCAATGCATCGGCGCGGATTTTCTGTCGCAAGATGGAGGCCGAACTGCTGGCCATCGACGGGATCTACAAGATGGCCGAGGACATGCCGCCGGAATTGCTGGGCAAGCCCGTCCAGCTTTGGCTGGAAGACGATGTCATC
This region of Agrobacterium vitis genomic DNA includes:
- the minC gene encoding septum site-determining protein MinC encodes the protein MTEVLTEPRSIRIKGRSFLAVVLSPDLPVDNWLERLDDLASRSAGFFLGRPVVLDVAELAISRDDLKALIAELSSRNVSIMGLEGARPSMVERGMPPILKGGRPVSDVDVPKAEPESPPTDEKKKTGKAAKASGKSDEIGETDSPQAVITAPQARSVVQSLLLREPVRSGQSVIFTEGDVTVIGSVASGAEIIAGGSIHIYGALRGRAMAGSVGNASARIFCRKMEAELLAIDGIYKMAEDMPPELLGKPVQLWLEDDVIKAEKMA
- a CDS encoding ABC transporter ATP-binding protein — translated: MTAEALLKVEAVETYYGNIRALGGVSVEVKKGEIVSLIGANGAGKSTLMMTICGSPQARAGRVIFDGMDITKMPTHLIARQRIAQSPEGRRIFPRMTVMENLQMGAGLDNLKYFQEDVEKIFTLFPRLKERHAQRGGTLSGGEQQMLSIGRALMARPKLLLLDEPSLGLAPLIVKGIFEAIKKLNQEEGLTVFLVEQNAFAALKLSDRAYVMVNGLVTMSGSGRELLADPQVRAAYLEGGRH
- a CDS encoding DUF6867 family protein; amino-acid sequence: MQGLFFDTDDQVRMVLRFLVVLLGFWTAWRTGKAVAENWEGYGRVVIYTLLLALVMRFLHHALFAGPMLDLGLYAMDFVVLLVFSMVGFRQRRTRQMAGNYYWLYEKTSPLSWKKKD
- a CDS encoding branched-chain amino acid ABC transporter substrate-binding protein, which gives rise to MKKSLLSAVALTAMVAFSGTAWADIIVGVGGPLTGPNAAFGAQLQKGAEQAAADINAAGGINGEKIKIVLGDDVSDAKQGVSVANKFVADGVKYVIGHFNSGVSIPASDVYAENGILQITPASTNPKFTERGMWNTFRTCGRDDQQGAVAGKYIAEKFKGVKVAVIHDKTPYGQGLADETKKAMNGLGVKEVIYEGITPGEKDYSALIAKMKEAGVGIVYFGGLHTEAGLILRQMADQGVKATLMSGDGITSNELASIAGDAVNGTLMTFPPDPRNNPNAKDAVKKFRDAGFEPEAYTLYSYAALQIIAEAAKAAGSTDSEKVAETMKAKGPFTTVIGSIGFDAKGDITRPDYVMYTWKKGPDGKYSYFEN